In one window of Methanosarcina vacuolata Z-761 DNA:
- a CDS encoding APC family permease, producing the protein MSEHESASLVKTLRPFHVWALGVGIVLVGEYMGWNFTVAKGGVLGSLLAMLVAGTMYVIISLCASELGSATKLAGGPYDWARLFIGPGAAASVGLAVYMEYIALEAADAIVVASISQSIFPELQVYPVTLLVIALLTFINYRGVVAALTLNFVLTMIAFIAILAFFFSTAFGIGDIHPEYLLQGALPNGMIGLFAALQFGPWFYLGIEGAAMCAEECKHPSRAVPLGQQAGMITLLIGAAMTLYLCAVLIPADLLGVSVYPLFEAAQNSGILIFVALLGLGTFLTCVASANGCVCDSSRSWFALSRDNYVSSWFSAVHPKYNTPYRAVIFTMPVAIGFAFSGYLDQVITFSIVSGLLCYVLIPFSLIRFRKLFPETTSKVRPFVGPLQPYIAYFAIAIAITILSTLFWGYKYNLIFAFVFYGIAYFYFSHKHKKSNIENNWAEMGWPSPKGSENRRIKKEATGIGDE; encoded by the coding sequence ATGTCTGAACATGAGTCTGCCAGCTTAGTGAAAACTCTGAGGCCTTTCCATGTATGGGCTCTAGGAGTTGGTATCGTGCTGGTCGGAGAATACATGGGCTGGAACTTTACCGTTGCAAAAGGAGGCGTTCTCGGGTCTTTGCTTGCCATGCTGGTTGCAGGAACAATGTATGTCATAATCTCCCTCTGTGCCAGTGAACTTGGATCAGCAACCAAACTTGCAGGAGGACCCTATGACTGGGCAAGATTATTTATCGGGCCCGGGGCGGCTGCCAGTGTGGGACTTGCGGTGTATATGGAGTATATAGCCCTTGAAGCGGCAGATGCTATTGTTGTTGCATCCATTTCACAGAGTATCTTCCCGGAGCTGCAGGTTTATCCAGTAACTCTGCTTGTTATTGCACTTCTAACCTTCATTAATTACCGTGGCGTTGTTGCGGCATTAACTCTGAACTTTGTCCTGACCATGATCGCTTTCATTGCAATATTGGCCTTCTTCTTTTCAACTGCCTTTGGAATAGGGGATATTCACCCTGAGTACCTTTTGCAGGGTGCTCTACCAAACGGCATGATAGGCCTCTTTGCAGCTTTACAATTCGGGCCATGGTTTTACTTAGGGATAGAAGGAGCGGCAATGTGCGCAGAAGAGTGCAAACACCCATCAAGGGCAGTGCCTCTTGGACAGCAGGCTGGAATGATTACTCTGCTCATAGGAGCAGCAATGACCCTCTACTTATGTGCAGTGCTGATCCCTGCCGATCTACTTGGAGTTTCAGTTTATCCGCTTTTTGAGGCTGCACAGAACAGTGGGATCTTAATCTTTGTTGCCCTGCTGGGGCTTGGAACATTTCTGACATGTGTTGCCAGTGCAAACGGCTGCGTTTGTGACTCCTCACGCTCCTGGTTTGCGCTCTCAAGAGACAATTACGTGTCTTCCTGGTTCTCAGCAGTGCATCCGAAGTATAATACTCCATACAGAGCAGTAATCTTCACGATGCCTGTTGCAATCGGCTTTGCATTCAGCGGTTATCTTGACCAGGTAATTACCTTCTCAATTGTTTCGGGGCTGCTTTGCTACGTTTTGATTCCTTTCTCCCTGATACGCTTTAGAAAACTCTTCCCGGAGACTACGAGTAAAGTCAGGCCTTTTGTGGGCCCTCTTCAGCCGTATATTGCCTATTTTGCAATTGCAATCGCAATTACGATTCTTTCAACGCTGTTCTGGGGCTACAAGTATAACCTGATCTTCGCTTTTGTATTCTACGGTATTGCGTACTTCTATTTCAGCCACAAACACAAGAAATCAAACATTGAAAATAACTGGGCTGAAATGGGCTGGCCCTCACCCAAAGGATCGGAAAATAGAAGAATTAAGAAGGAGGCGACGGGCATTGGAGACGAATGA
- a CDS encoding efflux RND transporter permease subunit, whose amino-acid sequence MAEKSIMAEVFDILFIFVLAFACVVIPTEIQGAVLVSWEEGGSGIGFVWDPVGFFSLLLVIVAFFVVILYHSVKHYKY is encoded by the coding sequence ATGGCAGAAAAGAGCATTATGGCAGAAGTCTTTGACATCTTATTTATCTTCGTGCTTGCCTTTGCCTGTGTGGTAATTCCTACAGAAATCCAGGGAGCAGTACTCGTTTCCTGGGAAGAAGGAGGATCTGGGATAGGCTTTGTCTGGGACCCTGTTGGTTTCTTCAGCCTCTTGCTGGTGATAGTTGCTTTCTTTGTTGTGATTTTATATCATTCAGTAAAGCACTATAAATACTGA